CTCTTTCAGGCCGGAGGGTTGTGTGGCTGCCAGAGTGCTCATCGTTGACGATGACAGGCTCATGCGCCAGGTCCTCGGTGATCTGCTTCGGGAAAACGGTTTTGTGGTCATCGAGGCTGTCGACGGCAGGGAGGCCTGTGAAAGATGCCTTCGGGCCTCCCCCGACGCTGTCATTCTCGATCTGGTGATGCCGGTGATGGACGGCGCCGAGACCTGCAGGACTCTTCGAAAACAGCCTCAATTCAGGCATCTTCCCATTCTGATGCTCACCTCGCGGGTCGATTCGCCCGGTACGGTCAATCCCTTTACCCTCGGCGCAGACGACTATCTGGCCAAGCCGTTCGATGCCGAGGATCTGCTGGCCCGGCTGCAGGCGTGCATCATCAAGAAGAACGCCCAGGAAGCGCTGGAAACCCGGGCCAGGGATTACCGGGCGCTGCTCGACATCTCCGAATCGATCGCCGACAGCGTCGAAACCGGCCAGATCCTGCGCCGTATCGTTCGCAAAATCGCCGGTCATATCGCGGACATCGAACGCTGCAGCATCGCCGTCATTCAGGAAGACGGTGCCGCCGGCTACATTCTCGCCTCGAGCGACGATGATTCGCTCAGGGAATTGCGCATCGACCTCGGCAACTATCCCGAAATCAGGCAGGTCATCGAAAGCGGTGAGCCGCTGCTGGTGACCGACATCGAAAGCGATCCCCTGTTCGACCGGGTCCGTCACCTGCTGATCGATCGTGATTTCAACGCCGTTCTGGTGTTGCCGGTTCACCACCAGCAGAGGGTGATCGGGGTGATGGTCCTGCGCGCCCGCCGGGAGCGGCCGGCTCTCAGTCCGAGCGAAATCGAATTCTGCCAGCTGATCGCCGACGTGGCGGCCGGTCCGCTGACCAATGCCCGGTTCTTCAGTCATCTGCGCCGTGAATCGGCGGCCCTGCGCCAGGCCAAGTCGGTGCTGGAAGACGAGTTGCGCATCAAGGCCATCTACGAGGAGCTGTTCGACAATGCCTCTGACGGCCTGGTGGCCGTCAACGCGGCCGGGCAGATCGAGTTTGTCAACCGGCGGGCCCTGGAGATGGTTGGACTGACGCGTGACGAACTGCAGGGGGCGCTGGTGGAGAACCTGCTCGACCGGCCGGCTCTGCGCCGGGCCATCGTCTGCTGGCGTTCCGGCCGCGGGGAGGAGGAGGGCGGACGCGTCCGTTTCGATCTCGTCATGCAGACCCGCAACCGGGGACGGCGCTGCTTTTCCGTCAGCGCCAACCGCGAGCCGGTACTGAACGATCTGACCATCGTCGCCTTTCGTGACGTCACCGAAAAGCGCCGCATGGAGGCCGAGCTGCGTCAGACCCATGCCCACCTCGCCGAGTCGAATCGCCGGCTGCGCGAGCTCGACCGGTTCCGGGCCGAATTTCTCAACACCGCCACCCACGAACTGCGGGTACCGGTGACCATCGTCCACGGTTACTGTGCCCTGCTGCGTGACAGCCTGGGGAACGCCCTGAACGGCAGCCAGCGGGAGTTTCTCGACGCCGCCTTCGAAAGCAGCGAACGGTTGGTCGACCTGGTCAACAACATGCTCGACCTTTCCCGTTTCGAGGCGGGAAAGATGCGCATCGACATGGGACCGAACGACATTGTCGACACCGTTTTCGAGGTTTGCCACGATCTCGGTTCCATCGCCGAAAAAGAGGGCCTGACGCTCAGAATCGACCCGCCGCCGGAGCGCAAGGCCCTGTTCGACCGGCAGACCATCCAGAGGGTGCTGGTCAATCTGCTCAGCAACGCCATCAAGTTCACCCCGGCCGGGGGCGAGGTGCGGATCCGTTTCGACCGGAACGAGCATGAGCTGCTGGTTTCGGTCGAGGATACCGGCAAGGGGATACCGGCCGAGCAGTTGCCGCAGCTCTTCGACGAATTCACCCAGGTCGGCCGCGACGATGCCCGGCGCGGCAGTGGCCTCGGCCTGTCCATCTGTCGCAAGATCGTCGAATCGCACGGTGGCCGCATCTGGGCCGAAAGCCGGCCCGGATGCGGCAGCCGCTTCACCTTCACCCTGCCGCTGGCCTGAGAGCGGCCTGTCGTTACCCGCATGCAGGTCCGCTCGCTATTGCGTCATGGAGACCATCCCTCAGGTCGCTCTGCTGCATGCTTTCAGTTTGCCGCCATCACGCCGTTTTTTCAGTCGTTTTAACTGACGGATTTTGTCAGAAAAATAATTGACAGCATCACTCAGGTATGTTAGTTGTTTGGGCATCGTCCGCAAGGGGACGATGCGATTACCGAGGGACGGAGGCTGCCGTGTTTCAGACATTGCGCGAAGACTTCAAGGTTGTTTTCGAGAGGGATCCCGCCGTACGCAGCGTGCTGGAGATTATCCTCTGCTATCCGGGTTTCCATGCCATCCTCTTCTACCGGCTGGCGCACTGGCTCTGGACCCGCAAATTCTACCTGCTCGGCCGCTTCGTTTCGCATCTCGGGCGGTTCTTCACCGGCATCGAAATCCATCCCGGGGCCAGAATCGGCAAGGGGTTCTTCATCGATCACGGCATGGGCGTGGTCATTGGCGAGACGGCCGAGATAGGCGACAACTGCACCCTCTACCACGGCGTCACTCTCGGCGGTACCTCCTGGGCCAAGGAGAAGCGGCATCCGACGCTCGGCGACAATGTTATCGTCGGTTCCGGCGCCAAGGTTCTTGGCCCGTTTCGTGTCGGCGACAACAGCAAGATCGGCTCGAACTCGGTGGTGGTCAAGGAGGTTCCAGACAATTCGACGGTGGTCGGCATTCCCGGCAAGGTGGTGATTTCCGAGGGCAGAAAGGCCGAGCAGAAGGTCGATCTCGAGCACGGCAAGCTGCCCGACCCCGAGGCCAAGGCCATCTCCTGCCTCTTCGACCAGATCCGGACCCTCGAGAAGCAGGTGAAGGAGTTGACCGCCGAACAGGAGCGCCTCCGGGCCGAGCTGGCGGCACAGGACCAGGCCAAGAGTGCCTGAGGAAAAAGAGGACGGTTCATGCGTCTGTCGACAAAGGCCCAGTATGCGGTGCGGGCCATGGTCAGTCTCAGCCTCCACGCCGACGAAGGGCCGGTTTCCATCAAGGACATTTCGGCCCGGGAAGCGATTTCGCTTCCCTACCTGGAGCAGCTTTTCGTCAAGCTGCGGCGGGGAGAGATCGTCACCAGCGTGCGGGGTCCCGGCGGCGGTTACCGGCTGGCCCGTCCGGCTTCGGACATTCGCATCGACGAGATCATCGACAGCGTCGAGGAGACGCTGGTTCCCGTCTCATGCATGGATGAGAAGGGCCGCTGTGTCTGCGACGACCAGTGCGTCACCCACAATGTCTGGCAGGGGCTGGGAGAGCGGATCCGTTCCTTTCTCGCCTCGATCACCCTCGAGGATCTGACCCGCGAGGCCAGGCAGAAGTTAGAACAATAAAGGAATTTTCGGGCCTGCGCATCGGGCCTGCAGGAGGCAAAAGGTGAAACAGATCTATCTCGACAACAACGCCACCACTCCGGTCCATCCCGAAGTTCTGGAGGCGATGCTTCCCTTCTACCGCGACCAGTTCGGCAACCCCTCCAGCGTTCACTGGGCGGGGAGGGCCGTGTCCGGAGCGGTCGAAAAGGCGCGGGAGCAGGTGGCCGCCCTGATCAACTGCTCGCCGGCGGAGGTCGTCTTTACCTCCTGCGGCAGCGAAGGCGACAACATGGCCCTGAAGGGGACGGTCGACGCTCTGCGCGACAAGGGGAATCACATCATCACCACCAAGGTGGAACATCCCGCCGTGCTCGAAACCTGCAAGTATCTCGAGCGCACCGGCTGCGAAGTGACCTATCTCTCCGTCGACCAGGACGGCATGCTCGATCTGGCCGAGCTGGAAGCCGCCATCACCGAAAGGACCATTCTGATTTCGGTGATGTGGGGCAACAACGAAACCGGCAATATCTTTCCCATCGAGGAGATCGGGCAGATCGCCCGCAAGTACAAGATCCGTTTCCATACCGACGCGGTGCAGGCGGTGGGCAAGGTTCCGGTCGATGTGAAGAAGGCCGGCGTCGACATGCTGGTGCTTTCGGGGCACAAGATCGGTGCGCCCAAAGGGGTCGGCGCCATCTACATCAAGCGGGGCACCCGCATGACGCCGCTGCTGCACGGTGGGCACCAGGAGCGGAACCGGCGCGCCGGCACTCACAACGTCGCCGGCATTGTCGCCCTCGGCAAGGCCTGTGAGATAGCCGGCCGCGACCTGGAGAAGAACGCCGCCCACATGCGTCGGCTGCGCGACAAGCTCGAGGCGGGAATCAAGGCTGCCATTCCGCAGATCAAGCTGAACGGTCATCCCGATCCCGACAAGCGGCTGCCCAACACCCTCAATGTCAGCTTCGCCTACATTGAGGGTGAATCGCTGCTGCTCAATCTCGACATGTACGGCATCGCCGCTTCCAGCGGTTCGGCCTGCACCTCCGGCTCGCTGGAGCCGTCGCACGTGCTGGGCGCCATGTGCGTCGAGGTGACCCTGGCGCATTCGAGCACCCGCTTCTCCCTGGGGCCGCAGAATACCGAAGAGGAGATCGATTTCGTCCTCGACGTACTGCCCAAGACCGTCCAGCGGCTGCGCGAAATGAGCCCCCTGTACAACTGCCGCAACGAAGAACAGTGCGAAACCTGCGAAACCATCCGGCGACTCTGACCTGAAACATGTGAAGGAGACAGTGAACGATGTACACCGAAAAAGTCATGGACCATTTCCAGAACCCGCGCAATGTCGGCGAGATTCCCGATGCCGACGGAGTCGGTGAGGTGGGCAACGCCTCCTGTGGCGATATCATGAAGATCTACCTCAAGGTCGAGAACGACGTCATCAAGGACATCAAGTTCAAGACCTTCGGCTGCGGCGCCGCCATCGCCACGTCGTCGATGGTGACCGAAATGGCCCTGGGCAAGACCATCGACGAGGCGCTGGAGCTGACCAATCAGGCTGTCGCCGAGGCCCTCGACGGGCTGCCGGCGCAGAAGATGCACTGTTCCAACCTGGCGGCCGACGCGCTGCACGAGGCGATCAAGAACTACCGGGAAAACCGGAAGAAGAACTGACGTCGCCGCAAGGTGCCGTCGTCAGACCGGGAGGGCAGGCCGCGCGGCGGTTTGCCCTTCTGTTTTTTCCGGTCGTCGGCCCGCTGGCGTTTTCCCCGGCTTTCGGCTATAGTTGCGGCGCTTCGGACCCGCACAAGAGGATGTAGTCACACCGATGGACGATCTGCTGCTGACAAAGGAAAGAAAGCGTGTCGTCGTCGCCATGAGCGGCGGCGTCGACTCCTCGGTCACCGCCGCCCTGCTCAAGGAGCGAGGACACGAGGTGATCGGCATGACCATGCAGATCTGGGACTATTCCCGCTTCGAGGCGCCGGATGGCGAGACCTTCGGCACCTGCTGCTCGCTGGACGACGTCTATGACGCCCGCCGGGTCGCCGAACAGCTCGACATCCCCTTCTACGTGATCAATTTCGAGGACGCTTTCCAGCAGGCGGTCATCGATCCTTTCTGCGACGCCTATTTCAACGGACGCACGCCCAATCCCTGTGTGCTGTGCAACCAGATTCTCAAGTTCGAACGGCTGCTGCGCAAGGCCCGCGAGCTGCAGGCCGACTATCTGGTGACCGGCCATTACGCCCGCATCGAGTTCGCCGACGGCCGCTACCGCCTGCGCAAGGGGCTGGATGACAGCAAGGACCAGTCGTACTTTCTCTTCACCCTGACCCAGGAGCAGATGGCGATGGTCCGGTTTCCGCTGGGAGACATGACCAAACAGGAGGTCAGGGAGCACGCCGAACGTCTGGGCCTGCGGGTGGCGGAAAAGCCCGAAAGCCAGGATATCTGTTTCGTTCCCGACGGTGACTATGTGCGTTTTCTCGAGGAGGAACGCGGCGCCGGCCGCAAGGACGGCGACATCGTTCACGTCAGCGGCAAGGTGCTGGGACGTCACCGGGGAACCTACCGTTACACCATCGGCCAGCGGCGGGGGCTTGGCCTGAGCTGGAGCGAGCCGCTGTACGTTGTCGCCATCGACGCCGAAAAGAACCGGGTCGTCGTCGGCGAAAAACGCCACCTTGCAGCCGGGGAGCTGCACATGGAGCAGGTCAACTGGCTGATCGCCCCGCCTGTCGGGGCCTTTCGCGCCGCCTGCCGCATCCGGTACCGGCACCGGGAGGTGCCGGCAAGCGTCAAAGCGGTCGATGGCGGCCGCGTCCGCGTGGTTTTCGACCAGCCGCAGACGGGTGTCACTCCCGGCCAGGCGGCGGTCATCTACGACGGCGACGAGGTGATCGCCGGAGGCTGGATCGCATGAGCCGGACCGTCGCCATCGCCACTTTAGGCTGCAAGACCAACCAGTTCGAGTCGGCGGCGATCGAGGAGCAGCTCAAAGACGCCGGCTACTGCATCGTCCCCTTCGAGGAGGGCGCCGATCTGGTGGTGGTCAACACCTGCACCGTCACCGCCCGCACCGACGCCCAGAGCCGCAACCTGATCCGCCGCGCCCGACGACTCAACCTGCAGTGCCGGGTCATCGTCACCGGCTGCTACGCCCAGGTTGACCCGGAGGCGATCCGCAGGATTCCCGGCGTGGCGATGGTGATCGGCAATGACGAAAAACGGGATCTGCTGCGCTACCTGGCCGAAGAGCAGCAGCGGCAGCTGGTCGCCGTCGAAGAGCCGGGGCGGGGCAGGGGCGCCGCACCGTTTTCGCTGTCGACCTTCGCCGATCGCAGCCGCGCCTTCGTGCAGATCCAGAACGGCTGCGACGCCTTCTGCTCCTACTGCATCATCCCCTACGCCCGTGGCAGCAGCCGCTCGGTCCCCTTCGACGAGGTTCTTGCCCGAGTCGACGGACTTGCCCGCCAGGGCTATCGCGAGGTGGTGCTGACCGGCATCCACATGGGCGCCTACGGCCTGGATCTGGAACCGGTGCGCAGCCTGACCGAGCTGGTCGTGGCCATCGAGGAAGGGATCGCGCTTCCCCGCCTGCGTCTCGGCTCCATCGAGCCGACCGAAATTTCTGAACGGCTGATCGAACGCATGGCCGTCTCCGACCACATCTGTCCGCATCTGCACATTCCGCTGCAGTCGGGAGCGGACAGCGTGCTGCGGCGGATGAACCGCCATTACGACGCCGCCTTCTTTCACGATCTGATCGTCCGCATTCACCGCCAGGTGCCCGAAGCCGCCATCGGCGTTGACGTGATCGCGGGCTTTCCCGGCGAAAGCGACGAGGAATTCGAGCAGACCCGCCGCCTGCTCGATGAGCTGCCTTTGGCGCACCTGCATGTCTTTCCCTACAGCCGGCGTCCCGGCACCCCGGCCGCCGACATGCCCGGCCAGGTCGCCGGCGACGAGATCCGGCGGCGTTGCGCCGTCCTGCGCAGCCTGGGCGAAAGGAAGGCCCGGCAGTATGCCGAGCGATTCGTCGGCCGGACGCTCGAACTGGTCGTCGAGGGTGGAGTGGCGGACGGCTGGCGGCGCGGCTTGTCGCGCAACTACCTCAATGTCCGTTTCCGGCACGACGAAGACCTGCAGGGGCAGTGCGTCCGGGTCCGGGTCGAGGGCTGGGAACCGGCGGGGCTTTACGGTTCTCTGCTCTGACAGGGCCGGCCGTCGCTACTTGATGACCGTCACGCCGATCTTTCCGCTGCGCTCGAGAATGTTGATGCCGACATCGTCGTGGTAGCGGGTGAGCCGTAGACTTATGCGGCCGCCGGCGAGTCGCAGGTCGCGCAGGGTGACCTGGTCGAGAAAGTCGGGCAGGACCGGGTGCCGGAAGCAGACGGTCCGCCGGCGGGCGTCGATATCCAGGCCGAGGCAGGCCTGCAGCAGCATGAAGACGGCACCGGCCGCCCAGGCCTGCGGAGAACAGGCCAGCGGATAGAGCACCGGTCCCTGGCCGGGAAGGCGCCTGAAGCCGCAGAACAGTTCGGGCAGCCGCTGCAGGTCGACCTGCATGGCGAGATCGTAGAGCGCGCTGAAAATTTTCAGCGCCTGGCGGGTCTTGCCGTAGCGGGCCAGGCCGAGGGCGATCAGGGCGTTGTCGTGCGGCCAGACCGAACCGTTGTGGTAGGACATCGGGTTGTAGCGGGCCACGCCCTCGGCGATGGTGCGGATACCCCAGCCGCTGAAGAAATCGGGCTGAAGCAGCCTTTCGGCCAGCCTTTCGGCGTGTTCGGGAGCGGCTATGCCGGTGAACAGGCTTTGGCCGGCGTTGGACGAGGGGATCAGGCAGGGACGCTTCTCTCCATCCAGCGCCAGGGCGTAGCAGCCGAGTTCGTCGTTCCAGAAGGCGCGCAGAAAGAGTTCCCTGAGCCGTTCGGCCCTGTTTCGCTGGATGTCGGACATCTCCCGCTCGCCGAGCTGTTCCGCCATCTCGGCGGCGGCCAGGCGCGCGGCATAGACATAGCCCTGCACCTCGCACAGGGCGATCGGTCCTTCCGCCAGACGGCCGTCGGCATGAAAGACCGAATCCCACGAATCCTTCCACCCCTGCTGCACCAGACCGTCGGCCGATTGCCGGTGGTATTCGATCAGCCCGTCGCCGTCGATGTCTCCGTAGCGGTCGATCCAGTCGACGGCCTTTTTCACCTGCGGCCAGATCTGCCGGACAAAATCGAGATCGCCGGTACGTCGCAGCCAGGCGCCGGCCAGCAGAACGAACAGCGGCGTGCTGTCGACGCTGCCGTAATAGCGGCCGAAGGGGATTTCGTCGAGCGCCGCCATCTCTCCCTGCCGTGTTTCGTGCAGGATCTTTCCCGGTTCGGCGTCCTGCTTCGGATGGTGGCTGTCGGCCTGGTTTGCCGCCAGAAAGGC
This portion of the Geothermobacter ehrlichii genome encodes:
- the nifU gene encoding Fe-S cluster assembly scaffold protein NifU, producing MYTEKVMDHFQNPRNVGEIPDADGVGEVGNASCGDIMKIYLKVENDVIKDIKFKTFGCGAAIATSSMVTEMALGKTIDEALELTNQAVAEALDGLPAQKMHCSNLAADALHEAIKNYRENRKKN
- a CDS encoding amylo-alpha-1,6-glucosidase translates to MDEIIQVRDQYYIQASSCLADDRTRVLKQGETFAVHDCRGDIQPVGRGEQGLYHQGTRFLSRLEFFVNRQRPLILSSTVNNRNELLAVDLTNPDLVLGDRQVPRGSLHLFRSKFLWNRCCFERLRLVNFAPDAVEIELCFRYAADFHDIFEVRGMRRRKHGRMESPKTGPDRVTLPYLGLDGCRRRALLQFAPRPDRLSAEEASFRLRLAPHEERSIYLTVVCLVDEEDFDLPAFDRGFDASLKRLEGYRGKNCGIETSKQHFDEWLNRSLDDLNMLLTETPQGIYPYAGVPWYSTAFGRDGLITALQTLWLNPDIARGVLAFLAANQADSHHPKQDAEPGKILHETRQGEMAALDEIPFGRYYGSVDSTPLFVLLAGAWLRRTGDLDFVRQIWPQVKKAVDWIDRYGDIDGDGLIEYHRQSADGLVQQGWKDSWDSVFHADGRLAEGPIALCEVQGYVYAARLAAAEMAEQLGEREMSDIQRNRAERLRELFLRAFWNDELGCYALALDGEKRPCLIPSSNAGQSLFTGIAAPEHAERLAERLLQPDFFSGWGIRTIAEGVARYNPMSYHNGSVWPHDNALIALGLARYGKTRQALKIFSALYDLAMQVDLQRLPELFCGFRRLPGQGPVLYPLACSPQAWAAGAVFMLLQACLGLDIDARRRTVCFRHPVLPDFLDQVTLRDLRLAGGRISLRLTRYHDDVGINILERSGKIGVTVIK
- a CDS encoding hybrid sensor histidine kinase/response regulator, whose protein sequence is MAARVLIVDDDRLMRQVLGDLLRENGFVVIEAVDGREACERCLRASPDAVILDLVMPVMDGAETCRTLRKQPQFRHLPILMLTSRVDSPGTVNPFTLGADDYLAKPFDAEDLLARLQACIIKKNAQEALETRARDYRALLDISESIADSVETGQILRRIVRKIAGHIADIERCSIAVIQEDGAAGYILASSDDDSLRELRIDLGNYPEIRQVIESGEPLLVTDIESDPLFDRVRHLLIDRDFNAVLVLPVHHQQRVIGVMVLRARRERPALSPSEIEFCQLIADVAAGPLTNARFFSHLRRESAALRQAKSVLEDELRIKAIYEELFDNASDGLVAVNAAGQIEFVNRRALEMVGLTRDELQGALVENLLDRPALRRAIVCWRSGRGEEEGGRVRFDLVMQTRNRGRRCFSVSANREPVLNDLTIVAFRDVTEKRRMEAELRQTHAHLAESNRRLRELDRFRAEFLNTATHELRVPVTIVHGYCALLRDSLGNALNGSQREFLDAAFESSERLVDLVNNMLDLSRFEAGKMRIDMGPNDIVDTVFEVCHDLGSIAEKEGLTLRIDPPPERKALFDRQTIQRVLVNLLSNAIKFTPAGGEVRIRFDRNEHELLVSVEDTGKGIPAEQLPQLFDEFTQVGRDDARRGSGLGLSICRKIVESHGGRIWAESRPGCGSRFTFTLPLA
- the mtaB gene encoding tRNA (N(6)-L-threonylcarbamoyladenosine(37)-C(2))-methylthiotransferase MtaB, which gives rise to MSRTVAIATLGCKTNQFESAAIEEQLKDAGYCIVPFEEGADLVVVNTCTVTARTDAQSRNLIRRARRLNLQCRVIVTGCYAQVDPEAIRRIPGVAMVIGNDEKRDLLRYLAEEQQRQLVAVEEPGRGRGAAPFSLSTFADRSRAFVQIQNGCDAFCSYCIIPYARGSSRSVPFDEVLARVDGLARQGYREVVLTGIHMGAYGLDLEPVRSLTELVVAIEEGIALPRLRLGSIEPTEISERLIERMAVSDHICPHLHIPLQSGADSVLRRMNRHYDAAFFHDLIVRIHRQVPEAAIGVDVIAGFPGESDEEFEQTRRLLDELPLAHLHVFPYSRRPGTPAADMPGQVAGDEIRRRCAVLRSLGERKARQYAERFVGRTLELVVEGGVADGWRRGLSRNYLNVRFRHDEDLQGQCVRVRVEGWEPAGLYGSLL
- the mnmA gene encoding tRNA 2-thiouridine(34) synthase MnmA, which encodes MLTKERKRVVVAMSGGVDSSVTAALLKERGHEVIGMTMQIWDYSRFEAPDGETFGTCCSLDDVYDARRVAEQLDIPFYVINFEDAFQQAVIDPFCDAYFNGRTPNPCVLCNQILKFERLLRKARELQADYLVTGHYARIEFADGRYRLRKGLDDSKDQSYFLFTLTQEQMAMVRFPLGDMTKQEVREHAERLGLRVAEKPESQDICFVPDGDYVRFLEEERGAGRKDGDIVHVSGKVLGRHRGTYRYTIGQRRGLGLSWSEPLYVVAIDAEKNRVVVGEKRHLAAGELHMEQVNWLIAPPVGAFRAACRIRYRHREVPASVKAVDGGRVRVVFDQPQTGVTPGQAAVIYDGDEVIAGGWIA
- the nifS gene encoding cysteine desulfurase NifS — encoded protein: MKQIYLDNNATTPVHPEVLEAMLPFYRDQFGNPSSVHWAGRAVSGAVEKAREQVAALINCSPAEVVFTSCGSEGDNMALKGTVDALRDKGNHIITTKVEHPAVLETCKYLERTGCEVTYLSVDQDGMLDLAELEAAITERTILISVMWGNNETGNIFPIEEIGQIARKYKIRFHTDAVQAVGKVPVDVKKAGVDMLVLSGHKIGAPKGVGAIYIKRGTRMTPLLHGGHQERNRRAGTHNVAGIVALGKACEIAGRDLEKNAAHMRRLRDKLEAGIKAAIPQIKLNGHPDPDKRLPNTLNVSFAYIEGESLLLNLDMYGIAASSGSACTSGSLEPSHVLGAMCVEVTLAHSSTRFSLGPQNTEEEIDFVLDVLPKTVQRLREMSPLYNCRNEEQCETCETIRRL
- a CDS encoding Rrf2 family transcriptional regulator, which codes for MRLSTKAQYAVRAMVSLSLHADEGPVSIKDISAREAISLPYLEQLFVKLRRGEIVTSVRGPGGGYRLARPASDIRIDEIIDSVEETLVPVSCMDEKGRCVCDDQCVTHNVWQGLGERIRSFLASITLEDLTREARQKLEQ
- the cysE gene encoding serine O-acetyltransferase, whose product is MFQTLREDFKVVFERDPAVRSVLEIILCYPGFHAILFYRLAHWLWTRKFYLLGRFVSHLGRFFTGIEIHPGARIGKGFFIDHGMGVVIGETAEIGDNCTLYHGVTLGGTSWAKEKRHPTLGDNVIVGSGAKVLGPFRVGDNSKIGSNSVVVKEVPDNSTVVGIPGKVVISEGRKAEQKVDLEHGKLPDPEAKAISCLFDQIRTLEKQVKELTAEQERLRAELAAQDQAKSA